The following coding sequences are from one Rathayibacter sp. VKM Ac-2760 window:
- a CDS encoding UvrD-helicase domain-containing protein produces MTDSDTILESELSRERAYVAGLYARLDELIAQAREALDSVRIESVGGNHQSRSERDAFARLYEDRIRSLSGADDRLAFGRLTLADAETEHRYIGRIGLRDDEQDTLLLDWRAPQSAAFYQATAARPMGTRARRHLTTRGREVLRFEDEVFDEELLREGTALQGEGALMAALGAQRTGRMHDIVATIQSEQDRIIRSELRGVLVVQGGPGTGKTAVALHRAAYLLYSHRDRIASSGVLVVGPSRSFLRYIEAVLPSLGETGVVLSTLGQLYPSLDLVEEDRPAVARVKGSARMAELLKRAVRSRQAVPAETLILDVNGEKLRLEPHEVERAITRARDSRKPHNVARVTFVKAMITHLTRQLADQLRSHGNTVDEADEAVLREDVRTAYDVRVALNTAWIPLTPEKLLQDLFARPNWFASLTPRWTPEQRALLRRDRDAAFTVSDVPLLDEAAELVGAYDDHADAEKKAEKEQRRRDIENAEAAIRNMGVDGLVNAKDLAAGFAERAGVGTTAERAAADRSWTYGHVVVDEAQELSPMQWRVLLRRCPMRSFTIVGDVAQASGASAASSWDAALRDTFGRQGRDGEAAPWRLEELTVNYRTPAQIVAYAERTARENGLEITPGEAVRSTEWPVRTVRDRGDAALADRVLAVVLEDRAIGDGTLAVIAPDDELDAITARLETELGREVGRGSRGLDRPVAVLSTADAKGLEFDSVVIARPRLIAAEERGAASLYVAMTRPTQRLTLVE; encoded by the coding sequence ATGACGGACAGCGACACGATCCTCGAGTCCGAGCTGTCGCGCGAGCGCGCGTACGTGGCGGGGCTCTACGCCCGCCTCGACGAGCTGATCGCGCAGGCCAGGGAGGCGCTCGACTCGGTCCGGATCGAGAGCGTCGGCGGCAACCACCAGAGCCGCTCCGAGCGCGACGCGTTCGCGCGGCTCTACGAGGACCGCATCCGCTCGCTCTCCGGCGCCGACGACCGCCTCGCCTTCGGCCGGCTCACGCTCGCCGACGCCGAGACCGAGCACCGCTACATCGGCCGCATCGGCCTCCGCGACGACGAGCAGGACACGCTGCTGCTCGACTGGCGCGCCCCGCAGTCCGCCGCCTTCTACCAGGCCACCGCCGCCCGCCCGATGGGCACGCGGGCCCGCCGGCACCTGACCACCCGCGGCCGGGAGGTCCTCCGCTTCGAGGACGAGGTCTTCGACGAGGAGCTGCTGCGCGAGGGCACGGCGCTCCAGGGCGAGGGTGCGCTGATGGCCGCCCTCGGCGCCCAGCGCACCGGCCGGATGCACGACATCGTCGCCACGATCCAGAGCGAGCAGGACCGCATCATCCGCTCCGAGCTGCGCGGCGTGCTCGTCGTGCAGGGCGGACCCGGCACCGGCAAGACCGCGGTCGCCCTGCACCGCGCCGCCTACCTGCTCTACTCGCACCGCGACCGCATCGCCTCCTCCGGCGTGCTCGTCGTCGGGCCCTCCCGCTCGTTCCTGCGCTACATCGAGGCGGTGCTGCCCTCGCTCGGCGAGACCGGCGTCGTGCTCTCCACCCTCGGCCAGCTCTACCCAAGTCTCGACCTGGTCGAGGAGGACCGGCCCGCGGTCGCCCGGGTGAAGGGCTCCGCGCGGATGGCCGAGCTGCTCAAGCGCGCCGTCCGCTCGCGCCAGGCCGTCCCGGCCGAGACGCTGATCCTCGACGTCAACGGTGAGAAGCTGCGCCTCGAGCCGCACGAGGTGGAGCGGGCCATCACCCGCGCGCGCGACTCCCGGAAGCCGCACAACGTGGCCCGGGTGACCTTCGTGAAGGCGATGATCACCCATCTCACCCGGCAGCTCGCCGACCAGCTCCGCAGCCACGGCAACACCGTCGACGAGGCCGACGAGGCCGTCCTGCGGGAGGACGTGCGCACCGCCTACGACGTCCGCGTCGCGCTCAACACGGCGTGGATCCCGCTCACCCCCGAGAAGCTGCTCCAGGACCTCTTCGCCCGGCCGAACTGGTTCGCCTCGCTCACCCCGCGCTGGACACCGGAGCAGCGCGCCCTGCTCCGCCGCGACCGCGACGCCGCCTTCACCGTCTCGGACGTGCCGCTGCTCGACGAGGCCGCCGAGCTGGTCGGCGCCTACGACGACCACGCCGACGCGGAGAAGAAGGCCGAGAAGGAGCAGCGCCGCCGCGACATCGAGAACGCCGAGGCGGCCATCCGCAACATGGGCGTCGACGGCCTGGTCAACGCGAAGGACCTCGCCGCCGGCTTCGCCGAGCGCGCCGGCGTCGGCACCACCGCCGAGCGCGCGGCGGCCGACCGCTCCTGGACCTACGGCCACGTCGTGGTCGACGAGGCGCAGGAGCTCTCACCGATGCAGTGGCGGGTGCTGCTGCGCCGCTGCCCGATGCGCTCGTTCACGATCGTCGGCGACGTCGCCCAGGCCTCCGGAGCCTCGGCCGCGTCGAGCTGGGACGCCGCGCTCCGCGACACCTTCGGCCGCCAGGGCCGCGACGGCGAGGCCGCGCCGTGGCGCCTCGAGGAGCTGACGGTGAACTACCGCACGCCCGCGCAGATCGTCGCCTACGCCGAGCGCACGGCCCGCGAGAACGGGCTCGAGATCACCCCGGGCGAGGCGGTGCGCTCCACGGAGTGGCCCGTCCGCACCGTGCGCGACCGCGGCGACGCGGCGCTCGCCGACCGGGTGCTCGCCGTCGTCCTGGAGGACCGTGCGATCGGGGACGGCACGCTCGCCGTGATCGCCCCCGACGACGAGCTCGACGCGATCACCGCGCGGCTGGAGACGGAGCTCGGCCGCGAGGTCGGCCGCGGCTCCCGCGGGCTCGACCGGCCGGTCGCCGTGCTGTCGACGGCCGACGCGAAGGGGCTCGAGTTCGACTCCGTCGTCATCGCCCGGCCGCGGCTGATCGCCGCGGAGGAGCGCGGCGCCGCCTCGCTCTACGTCGCGATGACCCGGCCGACGCAGCGCCTGACCCTGGTGGAGTGA
- a CDS encoding FKBP-type peptidyl-prolyl cis-trans isomerase yields the protein MSSENLTKPELDAPDGPAPDTLVVEDLVIGDGAEAQPGSTVDVHYLGVEYDTGEEFDSSWSRNQSINFPLNNLIRAWQQGIPGMKVGGRRKLVCPPALAYGPAGGGHPLSGKTLIFVIDLLGTK from the coding sequence ATGAGCAGCGAGAACCTGACCAAGCCCGAGCTCGACGCCCCCGACGGCCCGGCCCCCGACACCCTCGTCGTCGAGGACCTCGTCATCGGCGACGGCGCCGAGGCCCAGCCCGGCTCCACCGTCGACGTGCACTACCTCGGCGTCGAGTACGACACCGGCGAGGAGTTCGACTCCTCCTGGAGCCGCAACCAGTCGATCAACTTCCCCCTGAACAACCTCATCCGCGCCTGGCAGCAGGGCATCCCCGGCATGAAGGTCGGCGGCCGCCGCAAGCTGGTCTGCCCGCCCGCCCTCGCCTACGGCCCCGCCGGCGGCGGCCACCCCCTCTCCGGCAAGACCCTGATCTTCGTGATCGACCTTCTCGGCACGAAGTAA
- a CDS encoding protealysin inhibitor emfourin, producing the protein MDVIVSRSGGFAGLRRVWRIDVDAQPDERAWHELLGSLDWDDRPPAAAVAGGRPDRFVYEIRVQTHTVRLGETELDGAWRELVDRVKKAQPR; encoded by the coding sequence ATGGATGTCATCGTCTCGCGCAGCGGCGGCTTCGCCGGGCTCCGCCGGGTCTGGCGGATCGATGTGGACGCGCAGCCGGACGAGCGCGCGTGGCACGAGCTGCTCGGCTCGCTGGACTGGGACGACCGGCCGCCCGCCGCGGCGGTCGCCGGCGGGCGGCCCGACCGGTTCGTCTACGAGATCCGGGTGCAGACGCACACCGTGCGCCTGGGCGAGACGGAGCTCGACGGGGCCTGGCGCGAGCTGGTCGACCGGGTGAAGAAGGCGCAGCCGCGCTGA
- a CDS encoding M4 family metallopeptidase yields MSRTVVPPYLLVRIARLDDPAFARAARAASRSLEQDVPFRRVRPGEPSPGRSTATATPVPRAERVAALQRTISDAESTETLPGTVVRTEGAPATGDAAADEAYDGLGAMSDFLQQAFGRDSIDDAWLPLDATVHFGEDYDNAFWDGSRMVFGDGDGQVFRRFTVSQSVIGHELAHGITEYTANLVYRGQSGALNESISDVFGAMLEQFGAGQSAEDASWLIGEGLFTDEVQGTALRSMIAPGTAYDDDVLGKDPQPGSMADYVDTEDDNGGVHINSGIPNRAFAVAAIELGGPAWESAGQVWYDVLTGGVLTATADFEGFAALTVAAAGERFGAGSEVEAAVRTGWTTVGVELPA; encoded by the coding sequence ATGAGCAGAACAGTCGTCCCGCCGTATCTCCTCGTCCGCATCGCCCGACTCGACGACCCGGCGTTCGCCCGGGCCGCGCGGGCGGCGAGCCGCTCCCTCGAGCAGGACGTGCCGTTCCGGCGCGTCCGCCCGGGTGAGCCCTCGCCCGGGCGCTCGACCGCCACCGCGACGCCCGTCCCCCGCGCCGAGCGGGTCGCCGCCCTGCAGCGCACGATCTCGGACGCGGAGTCGACCGAGACCCTGCCCGGCACCGTCGTCCGCACCGAGGGCGCGCCGGCCACCGGCGACGCCGCGGCGGACGAGGCCTACGACGGACTCGGTGCGATGTCGGACTTCCTCCAGCAGGCCTTCGGCCGCGACTCCATCGACGACGCGTGGCTGCCGCTGGACGCGACCGTGCACTTCGGCGAGGACTACGACAACGCCTTCTGGGACGGCTCGCGGATGGTCTTCGGCGATGGGGACGGCCAGGTCTTCCGCCGCTTCACCGTCTCGCAGAGCGTGATCGGCCACGAGCTCGCGCACGGCATCACCGAGTACACCGCCAACCTCGTCTACCGCGGGCAGTCGGGCGCGCTCAACGAGTCGATCTCCGACGTCTTCGGCGCGATGCTCGAGCAGTTCGGTGCCGGGCAGAGCGCGGAGGACGCGAGCTGGCTGATCGGCGAGGGCCTCTTCACCGACGAGGTGCAGGGCACCGCGCTGCGCTCGATGATCGCGCCGGGCACCGCCTACGACGACGACGTGCTCGGGAAGGACCCGCAGCCCGGCTCGATGGCCGACTACGTCGACACCGAGGACGACAACGGCGGCGTCCACATCAACTCGGGCATCCCGAACCGGGCGTTCGCCGTCGCGGCGATCGAGCTCGGCGGCCCCGCGTGGGAGAGCGCGGGGCAGGTCTGGTACGACGTGCTGACCGGCGGGGTGCTGACGGCGACGGCCGACTTCGAGGGCTTCGCGGCGCTCACCGTGGCTGCCGCGGGCGAGCGCTTCGGTGCGGGGTCCGAGGTGGAGGCGGCGGTGCGCACGGGGTGGACGACCGTGGGGGTCGAGCTGCCGGCGTAG
- a CDS encoding molybdopterin-dependent oxidoreductase, with product MGIITRGFFGKREQNPDLPPGQYLEKGFPVLSIGPTPNIHEWAFSIDAGPAGVRRWTADEFAALPREDIHTDIHCVTRWSKLATNWRGVSVDLLLDGIESDAGFVMAQCYGGYTTNLPFSEIRGGKAWIATEFEGAPLAAEHGGPARLLVPHLYLWKSAKWVRSLRLMPGDEPGFWEQNGYHMHGDPWKEERYW from the coding sequence ATGGGCATCATCACGCGGGGCTTCTTCGGCAAGCGCGAGCAGAACCCGGACCTCCCGCCGGGGCAGTACCTGGAGAAGGGCTTCCCCGTCCTCTCGATCGGGCCGACCCCGAACATCCACGAGTGGGCGTTCTCGATCGACGCCGGCCCGGCCGGGGTCCGCCGCTGGACGGCAGACGAGTTCGCGGCGCTGCCGCGCGAGGACATCCACACCGACATTCACTGCGTCACGCGCTGGTCCAAGCTCGCGACGAACTGGCGCGGCGTCTCGGTCGACCTCCTGCTCGACGGCATCGAGAGCGACGCCGGCTTCGTGATGGCGCAGTGCTACGGCGGCTACACGACGAACCTCCCGTTCAGCGAGATCCGGGGCGGCAAGGCCTGGATCGCGACCGAGTTCGAGGGCGCGCCGCTCGCCGCGGAGCACGGCGGCCCCGCTCGGCTGCTCGTGCCGCACCTCTACCTCTGGAAGAGCGCGAAGTGGGTGCGCAGCCTCCGCCTGATGCCCGGCGACGAGCCCGGCTTCTGGGAGCAGAACGGCTACCACATGCACGGCGATCCCTGGAAGGAGGAGCGCTACTGGTGA
- a CDS encoding FAD-binding oxidoreductase — MWTEAVTESVVPLTPTSRLIALRVPGWPGHLAGQHLDVRLTAADGYQASRSYSIGAPSDGERVELAVERLDDGEVSPYLVEGLEPGDSLEVRGPIGGWFVWSAEQTEPVQLIAGGSGLVPLMAMAREHGRVGSAAPMRLLYSVRSSAFAYYRDDLRMLGELPRDRGGVETELVYTRVAPAGAARPAGRLTPELLVATAIPASEEPTVYVCGPTAFVEAVATALVAQGHDPARVRTERFGGP, encoded by the coding sequence ATGTGGACGGAGGCGGTGACCGAGTCGGTCGTGCCGCTCACTCCGACCTCACGCCTCATCGCGCTCCGCGTCCCCGGCTGGCCCGGGCACCTCGCCGGGCAGCATCTCGACGTGCGGCTGACCGCGGCCGACGGCTACCAGGCCAGCCGCTCCTACTCGATCGGCGCCCCGTCGGACGGCGAGCGCGTCGAGTTGGCCGTCGAGCGCCTGGACGACGGCGAGGTCTCGCCCTACCTGGTCGAGGGCCTGGAGCCGGGGGACTCGCTCGAGGTGCGCGGGCCGATCGGCGGCTGGTTCGTCTGGAGCGCCGAGCAGACCGAGCCGGTGCAGCTGATCGCCGGTGGCAGCGGACTGGTGCCGCTGATGGCGATGGCCCGCGAGCACGGCCGCGTCGGCAGCGCCGCGCCGATGCGGCTGCTCTACTCCGTGCGCTCGAGCGCCTTCGCCTACTACCGCGACGACCTCCGGATGCTCGGCGAGCTGCCCCGCGACCGCGGCGGCGTCGAGACCGAGTTGGTCTACACCCGCGTCGCCCCGGCCGGCGCCGCTCGGCCCGCGGGCCGGCTCACCCCCGAGCTGCTGGTCGCCACGGCGATCCCCGCCTCCGAGGAGCCGACGGTCTACGTCTGCGGCCCCACCGCCTTCGTCGAGGCCGTCGCGACGGCCCTCGTCGCCCAGGGCCACGACCCCGCCCGGGTCCGCACCGAGCGCTTCGGCGGCCCCTAG
- a CDS encoding pyridoxamine 5'-phosphate oxidase family protein, which translates to MTDTSITPATDDDRAQITEIVKSAKIGLLTTVNATGQLVSRPLAAQDIDFDGDLWFFTQDPSAKVEDVRANPSVNVAFESKKGYLSVAGSATVVHDPAKVDELWSPSVSAWFPDGKDDPSVALLRVSAETVELWVTDSPAPVVLFKVAKAAVTGGQPDIGENRTVSFE; encoded by the coding sequence ATGACCGATACCTCCATCACCCCCGCCACCGACGACGACCGCGCGCAGATCACCGAGATCGTGAAGAGCGCGAAGATCGGACTCCTCACCACCGTCAACGCGACCGGCCAGCTCGTCAGCCGCCCGCTCGCCGCGCAGGACATCGACTTCGACGGCGATCTCTGGTTCTTCACCCAGGACCCGTCCGCGAAGGTCGAGGACGTCCGCGCCAACCCGAGCGTCAACGTCGCCTTCGAGTCCAAGAAGGGCTACCTGTCGGTGGCCGGCTCGGCGACCGTCGTGCACGACCCGGCGAAGGTCGACGAGCTGTGGTCGCCGTCCGTCTCGGCCTGGTTCCCCGACGGCAAGGACGACCCGAGCGTCGCGCTGCTGCGCGTCTCGGCCGAGACCGTCGAGCTCTGGGTCACCGACTCCCCCGCGCCCGTCGTGCTCTTCAAGGTCGCCAAGGCGGCCGTCACCGGCGGCCAGCCCGACATCGGCGAGAACCGCACCGTCAGCTTCGAGTAG
- a CDS encoding MFS transporter — MSQPPPAPRRSHVVDLSPLRESPAFARLWAGNVISGIGGQMTIVAVGLHIYDLTGSTLAVAMVGVVALVPTVLAGLYGGMLADAFDRRLVLLLAAIVAWGSTAGIAALAWLGAETPLTLYLLTAVNAVATTIIGATRMTVAPRLLRLELVPAAAALGGIAGGVEVTVGPALAGVLVASSGFAITYTIDVVLFLFAFLGIAGLPALVPEGERQRPGLESLRYGLRFLRGAPNIRLSFLVDIVAMTFGQPRVVFPAAAALLLGGGAVTVGILTAAYAVGALLSSVFSGRLTGVRRQGIAIGRSIQVYGLLIAGFGGVLLVAALVEHDASAPNLGLIGAASVALAGAGAADNVSSIFRQTMLQTAVPDNMRGRLQGIFIVVVTGGPRVGDLYTGLLASLALLWLPPLAGGLAIIAILAAVLRLSPGFRRYDALNPVA, encoded by the coding sequence GTGAGCCAGCCCCCTCCCGCGCCCCGGCGCAGCCACGTCGTCGACCTCTCCCCCCTCCGCGAGTCCCCCGCCTTCGCGCGGCTCTGGGCGGGGAACGTGATCTCGGGCATCGGCGGGCAGATGACGATCGTCGCCGTCGGGCTGCACATCTACGACCTGACCGGCTCGACGCTGGCCGTCGCGATGGTCGGCGTGGTCGCGCTGGTGCCGACCGTGCTCGCCGGTCTCTACGGCGGGATGCTCGCCGACGCCTTCGATCGCCGGCTGGTGCTGCTGCTCGCCGCGATCGTCGCCTGGGGCTCGACGGCCGGCATCGCGGCGCTCGCCTGGCTCGGCGCCGAGACGCCGCTCACCCTTTACCTGCTCACCGCGGTGAACGCCGTCGCCACCACGATCATCGGGGCCACCCGGATGACCGTCGCGCCGCGACTGCTCCGCCTCGAGCTGGTGCCGGCCGCGGCGGCGCTCGGCGGCATCGCGGGCGGGGTGGAGGTGACGGTGGGGCCGGCCCTCGCGGGCGTGCTGGTCGCCTCCTCCGGCTTCGCGATCACCTACACGATCGACGTCGTGCTCTTCCTCTTCGCCTTCCTCGGCATCGCCGGGCTGCCCGCGCTGGTGCCGGAGGGCGAGCGGCAGCGGCCGGGGCTGGAGTCGCTGCGCTACGGACTGCGCTTCCTCCGCGGAGCACCGAACATCCGCCTCTCGTTCCTCGTCGACATCGTCGCGATGACCTTCGGACAGCCGCGGGTGGTCTTCCCCGCCGCGGCCGCACTGCTGCTCGGCGGCGGCGCGGTGACGGTCGGGATCCTCACCGCGGCCTACGCGGTCGGGGCGCTGCTGAGCAGCGTGTTCTCGGGCCGGCTGACCGGTGTCCGGAGGCAGGGGATCGCGATCGGCCGATCGATCCAGGTCTACGGACTGCTGATCGCCGGCTTCGGCGGGGTGCTGCTGGTCGCGGCGCTGGTGGAGCACGACGCCTCCGCGCCGAACCTCGGCCTGATCGGCGCGGCCTCGGTCGCCCTCGCGGGGGCCGGTGCGGCCGACAACGTCAGCTCGATCTTCCGGCAGACGATGCTGCAGACCGCGGTGCCCGACAACATGCGCGGGCGACTGCAGGGGATCTTCATCGTCGTCGTCACGGGCGGTCCGCGGGTCGGCGACCTCTACACGGGGCTGCTCGCCTCGCTCGCGCTGCTCTGGCTGCCGCCACTCGCGGGCGGGCTGGCCATCATCGCGATCCTCGCGGCGGTGCTGCGGCTGAGCCCGGGCTTCCGCCGCTACGACGCGCTGAACCCGGTCGCCTGA
- the rpsO gene encoding 30S ribosomal protein S15 — MALEADVKKAIIEEYATHPGDTGSPEVQVAVLTKRIKDLTEHLKEHKHDHHSRRGLLLLVGQRRRLLGYLSDVDISRYRSLIERLGLRR; from the coding sequence ATGGCACTCGAAGCAGACGTCAAGAAGGCGATCATCGAAGAGTACGCGACCCACCCCGGTGACACCGGATCCCCCGAGGTGCAGGTGGCCGTCCTGACCAAGCGGATCAAGGACCTCACCGAGCACCTCAAGGAGCACAAGCACGACCACCACTCGCGTCGTGGTCTGCTGCTGCTCGTGGGTCAGCGCCGTCGACTCCTCGGCTACCTGTCGGACGTGGACATCAGCCGCTACCGCTCGCTGATCGAGCGTCTCGGCCTGCGTCGATAG
- a CDS encoding DUF4397 domain-containing protein, producing the protein MTTSRLTHRLLAGACLGTLAVAGLAAAPASAADADSADLYVLHAVPDTPVDVYVNGALTLDDFTPGSLAGPLDLPTGTYTVAITAADAADASAPVIGPVDLALEAGKSYTVAAHLKPDNTPTATLFPNDISATAAGEGRLTVRHIAAAPAVDILAGGSPVLTNVTNPNEGILNLAPATISTVVAATGTTTPVIGPADVQVQEGVNTIVYAWGSLEKGNLALATQTIGGLHSSPSGVPAGEAGLAADNRTDAAAGWWGAAALASLALIGAALIGRRKAVAGR; encoded by the coding sequence GTGACCACCTCCCGCCTCACCCACCGCCTGCTCGCCGGAGCCTGCCTCGGCACCCTCGCCGTCGCCGGTCTCGCCGCCGCTCCTGCGAGCGCGGCCGACGCCGACTCGGCCGACCTCTACGTGCTGCACGCGGTCCCCGACACCCCGGTGGACGTGTACGTCAACGGAGCACTGACGCTCGACGACTTCACGCCCGGCTCGCTCGCCGGCCCGCTCGACCTGCCCACCGGCACCTACACCGTCGCGATCACCGCCGCGGACGCCGCCGACGCGAGCGCCCCCGTCATCGGCCCGGTCGACCTCGCCCTCGAGGCCGGCAAGAGCTACACCGTCGCCGCGCACCTGAAGCCCGACAACACCCCCACCGCGACGCTGTTCCCGAACGACATCTCGGCCACCGCGGCCGGGGAGGGACGACTCACGGTCCGCCACATCGCCGCCGCCCCCGCCGTGGACATCCTCGCCGGCGGCTCGCCCGTGCTGACGAACGTGACCAACCCGAACGAGGGCATCCTCAACCTCGCTCCGGCCACGATCTCGACCGTGGTCGCCGCGACCGGGACCACCACTCCGGTCATCGGCCCGGCCGACGTCCAGGTCCAGGAGGGTGTCAACACGATCGTCTACGCCTGGGGCAGCCTGGAGAAGGGCAACCTCGCCCTCGCGACGCAGACCATCGGCGGCCTGCACTCCTCGCCGTCGGGTGTCCCCGCCGGTGAGGCCGGCCTCGCCGCAGACAACCGCACCGACGCGGCCGCGGGCTGGTGGGGCGCTGCCGCCCTCGCCTCGCTCGCGCTGATCGGCGCCGCGCTGATCGGTCGCCGCAAGGCCGTCGCCGGTCGCTGA
- a CDS encoding class F sortase: MSRTPRLPRALLVVGLIAVGLGLGGCSAQAVGVVPAPDASAPLTTSTPAAIPSSTPSAPAVPQVPVADARLGATPAPVVLAPTRLVVDGLPIDMPVQPVGVADDGTMELVPDTDVAGWYRFGRGLDAADGTTVIAAHVDSLTYGLGPFAELKKAQPGQRIGLTGEDGVQRVYTVDTVETTEKTTVDLSSVFVQDGPARLVLITCGGDFDYDTRHYLSNVVVTATPAT; encoded by the coding sequence ATGAGCAGGACCCCCCGTCTGCCGCGCGCTCTCCTCGTGGTCGGCCTGATCGCGGTCGGCCTCGGCCTCGGCGGCTGCTCGGCACAGGCGGTCGGGGTCGTGCCCGCCCCTGACGCGAGCGCGCCGCTCACGACGTCGACGCCGGCCGCGATCCCCTCCAGCACTCCCTCCGCCCCGGCCGTACCGCAGGTCCCCGTCGCCGACGCGCGACTCGGGGCCACACCCGCGCCGGTGGTGCTCGCGCCGACCCGCCTGGTCGTCGACGGCCTGCCGATCGACATGCCCGTGCAGCCGGTCGGCGTCGCCGACGACGGCACGATGGAGCTGGTCCCCGACACCGACGTGGCGGGCTGGTACCGCTTCGGCCGCGGGCTCGACGCCGCGGACGGCACCACCGTGATCGCCGCGCACGTCGACTCGCTCACCTACGGACTCGGCCCGTTCGCCGAGCTGAAGAAGGCGCAGCCCGGCCAGCGGATCGGCCTGACCGGCGAGGACGGCGTCCAGCGCGTCTACACCGTCGACACGGTCGAGACGACGGAGAAGACCACCGTCGACCTCTCGAGCGTCTTCGTCCAGGACGGCCCCGCGCGGCTCGTCCTGATCACCTGCGGCGGCGACTTCGACTACGACACCCGGCACTACCTCAGCAACGTGGTCGTCACCGCGACCCCCGCGACGTGA
- a CDS encoding sigma-70 family RNA polymerase sigma factor produces MSIAAALPSPPPRCRPQSRRTPLIDAQSREPDDEAADERALVQRLGLRFAAGEEPALAEAYSRWSPLVFTLALRSLGDRGDAEDVVQRVFVSAWTSRAGFDPGRAALGAWLVGISRKRIADAHENRSRERRLTAALVAVAPVDEGEPAVDLEERVLVADELARLDPVPRRVMSLAFYEDLTHTEIAERTGLPLGTVKSHIRRSLDRLRSRLEVSSP; encoded by the coding sequence ATGAGCATCGCCGCAGCGCTGCCGAGCCCTCCGCCTCGGTGCCGCCCCCAGTCCAGGAGGACCCCCCTGATCGACGCCCAGTCCCGCGAGCCCGACGACGAGGCCGCCGACGAGCGCGCCCTCGTGCAGCGCCTCGGGCTGCGCTTCGCGGCGGGGGAGGAGCCGGCGCTCGCCGAGGCCTACTCCCGCTGGTCGCCGCTCGTCTTCACCCTCGCCCTGCGCTCGCTCGGCGACCGGGGCGACGCGGAGGACGTGGTGCAGCGGGTCTTCGTCTCGGCCTGGACGAGCCGCGCGGGCTTCGACCCGGGCCGCGCCGCCCTCGGCGCCTGGCTGGTCGGCATCTCGCGCAAGCGGATCGCCGACGCCCACGAGAACCGCTCGCGCGAGCGCCGGCTCACCGCCGCACTCGTCGCGGTCGCCCCGGTGGACGAGGGCGAGCCGGCGGTCGATCTCGAGGAGCGGGTCCTGGTCGCGGACGAGCTCGCCCGACTGGATCCCGTCCCGCGGCGGGTGATGAGCCTCGCCTTCTACGAGGATCTGACCCACACCGAGATCGCCGAGAGGACCGGCCTCCCGCTCGGCACCGTCAAGAGCCACATCCGCCGCAGTCTCGACAGACTCCGCTCCCGATTGGAGGTGAGCAGCCCATGA
- a CDS encoding anti-sigma factor, which produces MTHLDPDELALLALGEASSADAAAHLEACPACAQQLVELGHAAGLGRRSRSLVLESPPAEVWDRIRGELALGETPEPSIAPVTALPTGRHTPSRRRPRSRRLLPAALAALAALAIGVVGGFWLQASRGTDAVVVARADLAAFPDWQGASGSAELEDADGERQLVVHLDAAGAADSYREVWLIAADATGLVGLGVLDGTDGRFTVPADIDLAEYSLVDISEEPDDGDPQHSGDSIVRGPLRES; this is translated from the coding sequence ATGACGCATCTCGATCCCGACGAGCTCGCCCTCCTCGCCCTCGGCGAGGCGTCCTCCGCCGACGCCGCCGCTCACCTCGAGGCGTGCCCCGCGTGCGCCCAGCAGTTGGTCGAGCTCGGCCACGCCGCCGGTCTCGGCCGGCGGAGCCGCTCGCTGGTGCTCGAGTCGCCGCCGGCCGAGGTCTGGGACCGCATCCGCGGGGAGCTCGCGCTGGGGGAGACTCCGGAGCCCTCGATCGCACCGGTCACCGCGCTCCCGACGGGCCGCCACACGCCCTCGCGACGCCGTCCGCGGTCCCGCCGGCTCCTTCCCGCGGCGCTCGCCGCCCTCGCGGCCCTGGCGATCGGCGTCGTCGGCGGCTTCTGGCTGCAGGCCTCGCGCGGCACCGACGCGGTCGTGGTCGCGCGCGCCGATCTCGCCGCTTTCCCCGACTGGCAGGGCGCGAGCGGCAGCGCCGAGCTCGAGGACGCCGACGGCGAGCGGCAGCTCGTCGTGCACCTCGACGCGGCCGGCGCGGCCGACTCCTACCGCGAGGTCTGGCTGATCGCCGCGGACGCCACCGGACTGGTGGGGCTCGGCGTGCTGGACGGCACGGACGGCCGCTTCACGGTCCCCGCCGACATCGACCTCGCCGAGTACTCGCTCGTCGACATCTCCGAGGAGCCCGACGACGGCGACCCGCAGCACTCGGGCGACTCGATCGTCCGCGGGCCCCTTCGCGAGAGCTGA